The proteins below come from a single Cannabis sativa cultivar Pink pepper isolate KNU-18-1 chromosome 3, ASM2916894v1, whole genome shotgun sequence genomic window:
- the LOC115709444 gene encoding uncharacterized protein LOC115709444 isoform X1, whose protein sequence is MEGKRDDVDRTESSDYTSDDEGTEDYRRGGYHAVRVGDAFKSGRYVVQSKLGWGHFSTVWLAWDTQQSRYVALKVQKSAAHYTEAAMDEISILKQIAEGDPEDQKCVVKLLDHFKHSGPNGQHVCMVFEYLGDNLLTLIKYSDYGGLPLHMVKEICYHILVGLDYLHRQLSIIHTDLKPENILLVSTIDPSKDPRKSGNLPILLNSIDSMIAMDSGVGKDSKISNGDLTRNHKNNIRRKAKQAAQGCADKEVLGEADSDPVTSDAGEPSTNAKLNADSVEDHPTNSVNVNNRSSDADGTKGSGSGSENQGNRRGSRSTRKKLLASADLKCKLVDFGNACWTYKQFTNDIQTRQYRCPEVILGSKYSTSADLWSFACICFELATGDVLFDPHSGDNFDRDEDHLALMMELLGMMPRKIALGGRYSRDYFNRYGDLRHIRRLRFWPLNKVLTEKYEFSEQDANDMTEFLVPILDFVPQKRPTAAQLLLHPWINAGPRLLEPSITITSDGNQAEDSAIIDDKKRENDEREAMEVGMGKIAISSDSKPVKDASSIVKPSMPAAATSSSYR, encoded by the exons ATGGAGGGCAAGCGTGATGATGTTGATCGAACGGAGAGTAGCGATTACACATCGGATGACGAAGGAACCGAGGACTACCGCCGCGGTGGCTACCACGCCGTTCGAGTCGGCGACGCCTTTAAGAGTGGTCGATATGTCGTTCAGAGTAAGCTTGGTTGGGGACATTTCTCTACTGTTTGGCTCGCCTGGGATACTCAGCAATCT AGATATGTAGCTTTGAAAGTGCAAAAGAGTGCTGCTCATTACACCGAGGCTGCGATGGATGAGATAAGTATCTTGAAACAAATTGCAGAAGGAGACCCAGAAGACCAAAAATGTGTGGTGAAGCTTTTGGACCATTTTAAGCATTCAGGTCCAAACGGACAGCATGTTTGTATGGTTTTCGAGTACTTGGGTGATAACTTGTTGACACTTATTAAGTACTCTGATTACGGAGGTTTGCCTTTACATATGGTTAAGGAGATATGTTATCATATTCTGGTGGGATTGGATTACTTGCACAGACAGCTTTCTATTATACACACCGATTTGAAACCAGAAAATATACTGTTGGTGTCAACTATAGACCCGTCTAAGGATCCTAGAAAATCAGGTAATCTTCCTATTCTTCTGAATAGTATAGATAGTATGATTGCAATGGATTCTGGGGTTGGAAAAGATTCAAAGATATCAAATGGGGATTTGACTAGGAATCACAAGaataatattagaagaaaaGCTAAGCAAGCAGCTCAGGGTTGTGCAGACAAAGAAGTATTAGGGGAAGCTGATAGTGACCCGGTAACATCTGATGCAGGAGAGCCATCTACCAATGCAAAGTTGAATGCGGATTCAGTGGAAGACCATCCTACTAATTCTGTTAACGTGAATAATAGATCATCAGATGCTGATGGGACAAAGGGCTCAGGCTCAGGTTCTGAAAATCAGGGCAATCGGAGAGGAAGTCGCTCAACAAGAAAAAAGCTTTTGGCTTCAGCTGACCTAAAGTGCAAATTGGTTGACTTTGGGAATGCTTGTTGGACTTATAAACAGTTCACGAATGATATTCAAACAAGACAGTATAGGTGCCCGGAGGTGATCTTAGGATCTAAATATTCTACTTCAGCGGATCTTTGGTCTTTTGCATGCATTTGTTTTGAACTTGCAACTGGTGATGTGCTCTTTGATCCTCACAGTGGCGATAACTTTGATAGAGATGAG GACCACTTAGCACTGATGATGGAGCTTCTTGGAATGATGCCCCGGAAG ATTGCTTTAGGAGGTCGTTACTCTCGTGATTACTTTAACAGATATGGTGATTTGCGGCATATTCGTCGCTTGCGCTTTTGGCCCCTGAACAAGGTTCTAACAGAGAAATACGAGTTCAGTGAGCAAGATGCAAATGACATGACAGAATTCCTGGTTCCCATCCTTGATTTTGTTCCTCAGAAGCGACCAACTGCGGCCCAATTGCTTCTCCATCCATGGATCAATGCAGGCCCTCGTCTCTTGGAACCATCTATTACTATTACCTCTGATGGAAATCAAGCTGAAGATAGTGCCATCATTGATGATAAGAAAAGGGAAAATGATGAAAGAGAGGCAATG
- the LOC115709444 gene encoding uncharacterized protein LOC115709444 isoform X2 produces MEGKRDDVDRTESSDYTSDDEGTEDYRRGGYHAVRVGDAFKSGRYVVQSKLGWGHFSTVWLAWDTQQSRYVALKVQKSAAHYTEAAMDEISILKQIAEGDPEDQKCVVKLLDHFKHSGPNGQHVCMVFEYLGDNLLTLIKYSDYGGLPLHMVKEICYHILVGLDYLHRQLSIIHTDLKPENILLVSTIDPSKDPRKSGEPSTNAKLNADSVEDHPTNSVNVNNRSSDADGTKGSGSGSENQGNRRGSRSTRKKLLASADLKCKLVDFGNACWTYKQFTNDIQTRQYRCPEVILGSKYSTSADLWSFACICFELATGDVLFDPHSGDNFDRDEDHLALMMELLGMMPRKIALGGRYSRDYFNRYGDLRHIRRLRFWPLNKVLTEKYEFSEQDANDMTEFLVPILDFVPQKRPTAAQLLLHPWINAGPRLLEPSITITSDGNQAEDSAIIDDKKRENDEREAMEVGMGKIAISSDSKPVKDASSIVKPSMPAAATSSSYR; encoded by the exons ATGGAGGGCAAGCGTGATGATGTTGATCGAACGGAGAGTAGCGATTACACATCGGATGACGAAGGAACCGAGGACTACCGCCGCGGTGGCTACCACGCCGTTCGAGTCGGCGACGCCTTTAAGAGTGGTCGATATGTCGTTCAGAGTAAGCTTGGTTGGGGACATTTCTCTACTGTTTGGCTCGCCTGGGATACTCAGCAATCT AGATATGTAGCTTTGAAAGTGCAAAAGAGTGCTGCTCATTACACCGAGGCTGCGATGGATGAGATAAGTATCTTGAAACAAATTGCAGAAGGAGACCCAGAAGACCAAAAATGTGTGGTGAAGCTTTTGGACCATTTTAAGCATTCAGGTCCAAACGGACAGCATGTTTGTATGGTTTTCGAGTACTTGGGTGATAACTTGTTGACACTTATTAAGTACTCTGATTACGGAGGTTTGCCTTTACATATGGTTAAGGAGATATGTTATCATATTCTGGTGGGATTGGATTACTTGCACAGACAGCTTTCTATTATACACACCGATTTGAAACCAGAAAATATACTGTTGGTGTCAACTATAGACCCGTCTAAGGATCCTAGAAAATCAG GAGAGCCATCTACCAATGCAAAGTTGAATGCGGATTCAGTGGAAGACCATCCTACTAATTCTGTTAACGTGAATAATAGATCATCAGATGCTGATGGGACAAAGGGCTCAGGCTCAGGTTCTGAAAATCAGGGCAATCGGAGAGGAAGTCGCTCAACAAGAAAAAAGCTTTTGGCTTCAGCTGACCTAAAGTGCAAATTGGTTGACTTTGGGAATGCTTGTTGGACTTATAAACAGTTCACGAATGATATTCAAACAAGACAGTATAGGTGCCCGGAGGTGATCTTAGGATCTAAATATTCTACTTCAGCGGATCTTTGGTCTTTTGCATGCATTTGTTTTGAACTTGCAACTGGTGATGTGCTCTTTGATCCTCACAGTGGCGATAACTTTGATAGAGATGAG GACCACTTAGCACTGATGATGGAGCTTCTTGGAATGATGCCCCGGAAG ATTGCTTTAGGAGGTCGTTACTCTCGTGATTACTTTAACAGATATGGTGATTTGCGGCATATTCGTCGCTTGCGCTTTTGGCCCCTGAACAAGGTTCTAACAGAGAAATACGAGTTCAGTGAGCAAGATGCAAATGACATGACAGAATTCCTGGTTCCCATCCTTGATTTTGTTCCTCAGAAGCGACCAACTGCGGCCCAATTGCTTCTCCATCCATGGATCAATGCAGGCCCTCGTCTCTTGGAACCATCTATTACTATTACCTCTGATGGAAATCAAGCTGAAGATAGTGCCATCATTGATGATAAGAAAAGGGAAAATGATGAAAGAGAGGCAATG